The following proteins are co-located in the [Pasteurella] mairii genome:
- the hsf2_2 gene encoding autotransporter adhesin: MNKIFKVIWNHATQHFVVVSELSKLKGKSASSTDARVQPRKTLVATGLVALMGGGVISGVQAAQAAQTATSAPLTAHSPTTVTSQPQSLEQNKVYVYADNDQTLNGTLANDSLGLGNNVTVSNGDVVLGNNATSTYSNNSGNTKSYNTVIGHGANASNTQFATAIGANALAAGSNALAIGEGTKAMTKYSIAIGKSTNVTADEGIGAGYKSTVTGLRGLALGYQVHASSQHTIALGAEAKASGENSTAIGLKANVTNISQHGIAIGREAGADGQFGIAMGFLAKALNSRALAIGSVAKAFAENSTALGAGAVAESTATNSTAVGRLAKVYGTDSVAMGLNTSTSGAHSIAIGDNSLAGTALDKMSELTEAKKKAEEEEKKAKQAGEAAKKKANGDGQNAYQQAYDSYSNVSRKAYADLLAAAATKTIAIGHGSNVYGNQSISVGSENKVGGENAGVLGTNNNVTNNSTFVLGSNVKSTQDNSVILGANSTDRAATAENSAVVGGYAYSGFHGVGKEGNGVVSVGYKDAERQIINVAAGNISATSTDAINGSQLYLVGNSIINQMPVIYTDAAGKKVYKVPQKDNPTTFTFVDEQGTPVTGDIIASMNDGDNKADSPKTLANVKGNLPDTYNANNKYNQDSQPVTKTYDLPENLNVNNAATVGDILNSGWNLKNNGQASDFVKPYDSVDFANGTATTAVVKPAEDGKSTTIQYNVNVDNETITTKEVNDPVTQKPITQLTAKTTTLADDNQDGKIDDPTEKNALVTAENITKAINASGFTLKTSATTDGEKDKTSTPENGELINPGDSVEMIAGKNLTVKQENGKVTYSTKEEVDFNKITLSNGDNHQVNLVNGAPVATDANVNPTESKPTASLNITSVDGKPTQLTGVGSVLNTTQVTTNSGKQGETEGKTGMDNLLNLTGAQDKPLENDVLNSAATVRDLTHLGWVVSASGNGYKNTVKNANEVNFVGANGISVTGETKENVREIKISVDSQSAVESAQLPVVYTNKAGDKLVKVGDKFYKAGDVTDGKPKNDATPVETKDVIAAMNNGDNNTTTPMALSNLQGNLAPTYNAGDKKENENKKLGNDVVSAGDITKAQTAPDNVTNIYHNAATVGDILNAGWNLQANGEGKDFVKAYDAVNFANGVGTTVNVEVAEDGKTSAVRINSLLGITDKEGNQVVKGKNGKYYKPSALKPNGEPKDNVVGVDAGDVQVNVINPAAADKGTKGDVVQVGNLSSGLSTQNVETKPTGKGNPTGSSSLLNLNELAADGKSNKVPDSNAATVGDLRNMGWELRASGNDYIDTVKNANKVDFVGSGLATVTGETKGDVRTITVDVDAQAVTNNARLPVVYTDKNGKQLYPIKDKDGNITYNTKPDGQGETVEPDNVITSINGPKGTTTPTVLTNVMSNLPETYNDDAYNLNKKAVTKNYTLPTHLNVNNAATVGDILNAGWNLKNNGQPGDFVKAYDSVDFIDGKGTTAVVETTKDGTSTTVKYDAKIDNNTIKLNDKGELYADYAGDIAKATTKVAAGNNIDVTPTVNPDGSTTYTVATKDDVAFKTVNVGDNVNINRDGLTIKDGPRITVAGIDGGNKKITGVANGDISPTSHDAINGSQLYAVQQALTSSIAASKEEVTSTDNSVTVTATPNDSGANVFDLSVNTDNTTITKDATTGALKAKTTTLSNTNGKVDTPAPENANALVSAQDIASAINQSGFTLTAQGENGSTVHPGATVDMKNTDGNIVISKSAGSNDVTYNLARDINVDQVRAGNTVLNNKGVTIGSGANPVELTENGLNNGGNRITNVAPGQAPTDAVNVSQLRGQMGNVYQQMNKMDKDLRGGIAGAMAAAGLYHATIPGKSMVSAGVGSYRDQGALAVGYSRLSDNGKLGVKLSINANTRGDTGAAASIGYQW, translated from the coding sequence ATGAATAAAATCTTCAAAGTGATTTGGAACCACGCGACACAACATTTTGTGGTGGTATCCGAATTAAGCAAATTAAAAGGCAAATCCGCCTCAAGTACAGACGCCCGCGTACAACCAAGAAAAACCCTTGTGGCAACTGGCTTGGTAGCCCTCATGGGGGGGGGGGTAATTAGCGGTGTACAAGCAGCGCAAGCAGCACAAACAGCAACTTCTGCGCCATTAACCGCTCATTCACCTACAACAGTCACTTCTCAGCCTCAATCTCTTGAGCAAAATAAAGTATATGTCTATGCTGATAATGACCAAACTTTAAATGGTACTTTAGCCAATGATAGTTTAGGTCTCGGTAATAATGTCACTGTGTCTAATGGTGATGTCGTATTAGGAAATAACGCAACGTCTACTTATAGTAACAATAGTGGCAACACCAAAAGTTATAACACGGTTATTGGTCATGGTGCAAACGCTAGCAATACACAATTCGCGACAGCTATTGGTGCCAATGCGCTCGCCGCGGGCAGTAATGCGCTTGCTATAGGCGAAGGCACAAAAGCCATGACAAAATATTCCATTGCAATCGGTAAATCAACCAATGTAACCGCTGATGAAGGTATTGGCGCGGGATATAAATCTACAGTGACAGGATTGAGAGGTCTTGCACTTGGTTATCAAGTGCATGCAAGTAGCCAACATACCATTGCTTTAGGAGCAGAGGCTAAGGCTTCCGGCGAAAACTCAACTGCCATTGGTTTAAAGGCAAATGTCACTAACATCTCTCAACATGGTATTGCCATTGGTCGTGAAGCAGGCGCTGACGGGCAATTTGGTATTGCAATGGGTTTTTTAGCAAAAGCGCTAAACAGTCGCGCACTAGCTATTGGTTCTGTTGCTAAAGCATTTGCTGAAAACTCCACCGCATTAGGCGCGGGGGCGGTTGCCGAGAGTACTGCGACTAATTCGACTGCGGTGGGTCGTTTAGCGAAAGTGTATGGTACAGATTCCGTCGCGATGGGGCTTAATACGAGTACGTCTGGGGCGCATTCTATTGCTATTGGGGATAATAGTTTAGCAGGAACTGCGCTTGATAAAATGAGTGAACTCACCGAGGCGAAGAAAAAAGCAGAGGAGGAAGAAAAAAAGGCGAAACAAGCCGGAGAAGCAGCGAAGAAAAAAGCTAATGGCGACGGTCAAAATGCATACCAACAAGCATATGATAGCTATTCTAACGTGAGCAGAAAAGCTTATGCCGACTTATTAGCTGCTGCCGCTACAAAAACGATTGCAATTGGGCATGGTTCAAATGTCTATGGTAACCAATCTATCAGCGTTGGTTCCGAGAACAAGGTTGGCGGTGAAAATGCTGGCGTATTAGGTACTAACAATAATGTGACGAATAACAGCACTTTTGTTTTGGGTAGCAATGTAAAAAGCACGCAAGATAATAGCGTGATTTTAGGGGCGAACTCTACTGACAGAGCGGCGACAGCGGAAAATTCAGCAGTAGTTGGCGGATATGCTTATTCAGGTTTCCATGGGGTTGGAAAGGAAGGGAATGGCGTAGTTAGCGTAGGATATAAAGACGCTGAACGCCAAATTATCAACGTTGCCGCGGGGAATATTAGTGCCACGTCGACGGATGCGATTAATGGTTCGCAGTTGTATTTAGTGGGAAATAGCATTATTAACCAAATGCCGGTGATTTATACGGATGCGGCTGGTAAAAAAGTGTATAAAGTGCCCCAAAAAGACAATCCTACAACATTTACTTTCGTTGATGAGCAAGGTACACCTGTTACCGGCGATATCATCGCCTCTATGAATGATGGTGATAATAAAGCGGATAGTCCAAAAACCTTGGCGAATGTAAAAGGGAATTTGCCGGATACGTATAATGCGAATAACAAATATAATCAAGACAGCCAGCCGGTAACCAAAACGTATGATTTACCGGAAAACCTAAACGTTAACAACGCCGCCACTGTCGGGGATATTTTAAATTCCGGTTGGAATTTAAAAAATAACGGTCAAGCGAGTGATTTTGTGAAGCCTTATGACAGTGTCGATTTTGCGAATGGCACAGCGACAACCGCGGTCGTTAAACCAGCGGAGGATGGTAAATCTACGACAATACAATATAATGTCAATGTGGATAACGAAACCATTACCACCAAAGAAGTTAACGACCCAGTAACACAAAAGCCGATTACCCAATTAACCGCTAAAACCACAACGTTAGCTGATGACAATCAAGATGGGAAAATAGATGACCCTACCGAGAAAAACGCGTTAGTCACGGCGGAGAATATTACAAAAGCTATCAATGCCTCTGGCTTTACCTTAAAAACATCCGCTACTACTGACGGAGAAAAAGATAAAACTTCAACTCCAGAAAATGGAGAGCTCATCAATCCAGGCGATAGTGTTGAGATGATTGCGGGTAAAAATCTGACCGTTAAGCAAGAAAACGGAAAAGTCACTTATTCAACAAAAGAGGAAGTGGATTTCAACAAGATAACCTTATCAAACGGAGATAATCATCAAGTCAATTTGGTAAATGGCGCGCCGGTAGCAACGGATGCCAATGTTAATCCAACTGAAAGTAAACCAACTGCCTCGTTAAATATTACCTCCGTAGACGGTAAACCAACCCAATTAACCGGCGTCGGTTCGGTGTTGAATACCACTCAAGTTACCACCAATAGCGGTAAACAAGGGGAAACCGAGGGAAAAACCGGTATGGATAACTTGTTAAATTTAACAGGCGCTCAAGATAAACCGTTAGAAAACGATGTGCTAAACTCCGCCGCCACGGTGCGCGATTTAACCCATTTGGGCTGGGTGGTTTCCGCAAGTGGTAACGGATATAAAAACACGGTGAAAAATGCCAATGAAGTTAATTTCGTGGGTGCCAATGGAATATCGGTGACCGGTGAAACGAAAGAGAATGTACGCGAAATCAAAATCAGTGTAGATTCCCAAAGTGCGGTGGAATCTGCGCAATTACCGGTGGTTTATACCAATAAGGCGGGTGATAAGTTGGTGAAAGTAGGAGATAAATTCTACAAAGCTGGAGATGTGACAGATGGTAAACCCAAAAATGATGCAACGCCAGTGGAGACAAAAGATGTGATTGCCGCTATGAACAATGGCGACAACAACACGACAACCCCAATGGCATTGTCAAATCTTCAAGGCAATCTTGCGCCAACGTATAATGCTGGCGATAAGAAAGAAAATGAAAATAAAAAATTGGGTAATGACGTAGTGAGCGCGGGTGACATAACCAAAGCACAGACTGCTCCGGACAATGTTACCAATATTTATCACAATGCTGCCACGGTAGGCGATATTCTTAATGCCGGCTGGAATTTACAAGCCAATGGCGAAGGCAAAGATTTTGTTAAGGCGTATGATGCAGTGAATTTCGCCAATGGGGTGGGCACCACGGTCAATGTGGAGGTTGCTGAAGATGGCAAAACCAGTGCGGTGCGAATTAACAGCCTATTAGGGATTACGGATAAGGAAGGAAACCAAGTAGTCAAAGGCAAAAACGGTAAATACTATAAACCGTCAGCGCTTAAACCAAACGGAGAGCCGAAAGACAATGTTGTAGGAGTTGACGCCGGCGACGTACAGGTCAATGTTATCAATCCGGCAGCTGCGGATAAGGGCACGAAAGGCGATGTCGTCCAAGTGGGCAATTTAAGCAGCGGATTGAGTACGCAAAATGTAGAAACCAAACCAACTGGTAAAGGCAATCCGACAGGAAGCAGTTCATTGCTTAATCTAAACGAATTAGCAGCTGACGGTAAGAGTAATAAAGTTCCTGACAGCAATGCCGCAACGGTAGGCGATTTGCGCAATATGGGCTGGGAATTACGCGCTTCCGGTAATGACTATATTGATACGGTAAAAAATGCCAACAAAGTCGATTTTGTCGGCAGCGGATTAGCGACCGTGACAGGAGAAACCAAAGGGGATGTACGCACCATTACGGTGGATGTAGATGCCCAAGCGGTGACCAACAATGCGCGCTTACCGGTGGTGTATACGGATAAAAACGGGAAACAACTTTACCCGATAAAAGACAAAGACGGTAACATCACTTATAACACTAAACCGGATGGTCAAGGTGAGACGGTTGAACCAGATAATGTGATTACCTCCATCAATGGACCGAAAGGCACCACAACGCCGACCGTATTAACCAATGTTATGTCTAATTTACCGGAGACATATAATGATGATGCGTATAACCTCAACAAAAAAGCGGTCACAAAAAATTATACATTACCAACGCATTTAAACGTTAACAACGCTGCCACCGTTGGCGATATTCTTAACGCCGGTTGGAACTTGAAAAACAACGGTCAACCAGGGGACTTTGTCAAAGCCTATGACAGCGTAGACTTTATTGATGGTAAAGGCACAACAGCTGTGGTAGAAACCACGAAAGATGGAACATCCACCACCGTCAAATACGACGCCAAAATCGACAACAACACCATTAAGCTCAATGACAAAGGTGAATTGTATGCCGATTATGCTGGCGACATTGCCAAAGCGACTACCAAAGTGGCAGCGGGGAACAATATTGACGTGACCCCAACAGTCAACCCAGATGGTAGCACAACCTACACCGTAGCAACGAAAGACGACGTGGCATTTAAAACCGTAAACGTCGGAGACAATGTCAACATCAACCGTGATGGATTAACCATCAAAGATGGACCGCGCATCACCGTTGCTGGCATTGACGGTGGAAATAAAAAAATCACTGGCGTTGCCAACGGGGATATTTCACCAACCAGCCACGACGCTATCAATGGTTCACAACTGTATGCAGTACAACAGGCGTTAACCAGCAGCATTGCCGCGTCTAAAGAAGAAGTGACCTCCACGGACAACTCGGTAACGGTGACTGCCACACCAAATGACAGTGGTGCCAATGTCTTTGACCTCTCGGTCAACACCGACAACACCACCATCACCAAAGATGCCACAACGGGCGCGCTTAAAGCCAAGACCACGACCTTAAGCAACACCAATGGCAAAGTGGATACCCCGGCACCGGAAAACGCCAACGCCTTAGTCAGTGCGCAAGACATTGCTAGCGCCATTAACCAGTCCGGTTTCACCTTAACTGCCCAAGGAGAAAACGGTTCAACGGTTCATCCGGGGGCAACGGTAGATATGAAAAATACTGATGGTAATATCGTGATTAGCAAATCGGCGGGAAGCAATGATGTCACCTACAATCTAGCCAGAGACATCAACGTAGACCAAGTGAGAGCAGGAAACACGGTATTAAACAACAAAGGGGTCACCATTGGCAGCGGCGCGAACCCAGTAGAATTAACCGAAAACGGATTAAATAACGGAGGCAACCGCATTACCAACGTGGCACCGGGTCAAGCCCCGACGGATGCGGTGAACGTCAGCCAATTACGCGGTCAAATGGGCAATGTTTACCAGCAAATGAACAAAATGGATAAGGATTTGCGCGGGGGTATCGCGGGCGCTATGGCAGCGGCTGGACTGTATCACGCCACCATCCCGGGTAAATCTATGGTATCCGCGGGGGTAGGAAGCTATCGAGACCAAGGAGCGTTGGCGGTAGGCTACTCAAGATTATCGGATAACGGTAAATTGGGGGTCAAACTTTCCATTAATGCGAATACCCGTGGCGACACAGGGGCTGCCGCAAGTATTGGGTACCAGTGGTAA
- the yidK_1 gene encoding sodium/solute symporter, whose amino-acid sequence MLITIISFLFVTMCVGYISWLKTKNDDLTSSKGYFLAGRGLGGLVIGCSMVLTSLSTEQLIGVNAVSYQGNFSIIAWTIPTVIPLCFLAIYMLPKYLRNGYTTVPEFFESRFDRQTRLIMSGLFLVFYLLIVIPTALYTGAIAFNKIFNLETAFGLSYGEAITYTVIAIGIIGAIYAIFGGLKAVAVSDTVNAVLLVIGALLVPYFALLYLGNGSLIDGLHIITTNHEEKWNAVGGVDDATPWPTIFTGIMVVHFFYWTTNQAIVQRCLGAKDLKSGQKGILIAALFLLTLPVILNLPGLLSYYILGEGLNPIDMAYPLLVGKVLPTWLQGFFIAALFGAILSTFNSFLNSAATMYCKDLLPSISKKVRSETELISYAKKVSTVMAVITMIFAPLLMFGTDGIFLITKRFAGFVNIPIVALFAVGMFNHTVSGVAARITLLLHVILYFSIVWVFDVQINFVYVMGGLFLFDVVFMLLLGKVLKREPYVENKENLSNVDLTNWKYLKVTSVSLILGLFALYAFFSPIGLASPDGYPLGVISVYLVLQLLVLLLVRSDKAGA is encoded by the coding sequence ATGTTAATTACTATAATTTCTTTTTTGTTTGTAACGATGTGTGTGGGGTATATTTCTTGGTTGAAAACGAAGAATGATGATTTAACCAGTTCAAAAGGATATTTTCTTGCTGGGAGGGGACTAGGTGGGTTAGTAATTGGTTGTTCAATGGTGCTAACTTCGCTTTCTACAGAACAACTCATCGGTGTCAATGCTGTTTCCTATCAAGGTAATTTTTCCATTATTGCATGGACGATTCCAACGGTTATTCCACTGTGTTTTTTGGCAATTTATATGTTGCCGAAATATTTACGGAATGGTTATACCACTGTACCAGAGTTTTTTGAGAGTCGTTTTGATCGACAAACTCGATTAATTATGTCGGGATTATTTTTGGTTTTTTATCTTCTTATTGTTATTCCGACCGCACTTTATACCGGTGCTATCGCTTTTAATAAAATTTTTAATCTTGAAACTGCATTCGGTTTGAGTTACGGTGAAGCGATCACTTATACCGTGATCGCTATCGGTATTATTGGAGCGATTTATGCTATCTTTGGTGGTTTGAAGGCGGTAGCAGTATCTGATACGGTGAATGCAGTACTCTTGGTCATTGGGGCGTTACTTGTACCTTATTTTGCGCTTCTGTATTTGGGAAATGGTAGCCTAATTGATGGGTTGCATATTATTACGACTAACCATGAAGAAAAATGGAATGCTGTGGGCGGAGTCGATGATGCGACACCTTGGCCGACAATTTTTACTGGTATTATGGTGGTGCATTTTTTCTATTGGACGACCAATCAAGCGATTGTACAACGCTGTTTAGGGGCTAAGGATTTGAAATCCGGTCAAAAAGGTATTCTTATTGCCGCCTTGTTTTTGTTAACGTTGCCTGTGATTTTAAATCTTCCGGGGTTATTGAGTTATTATATTCTTGGTGAGGGGTTAAATCCGATTGATATGGCGTATCCATTATTGGTAGGTAAAGTATTGCCGACATGGTTACAAGGTTTTTTTATTGCAGCTTTATTCGGAGCGATTTTAAGTACGTTTAACTCATTTTTAAATTCTGCTGCCACCATGTATTGTAAGGATTTACTCCCATCCATCAGTAAAAAAGTGCGGTCAGAAACCGAGCTGATTTCATATGCTAAAAAAGTATCTACGGTAATGGCGGTGATAACAATGATTTTTGCACCTTTGTTGATGTTTGGTACAGATGGTATCTTTCTTATTACGAAACGTTTTGCCGGTTTTGTGAATATTCCGATTGTGGCATTATTTGCAGTAGGCATGTTTAATCATACTGTATCGGGGGTAGCAGCGCGTATTACTTTGTTACTTCACGTTATTTTATATTTCTCCATCGTATGGGTCTTTGATGTGCAAATTAATTTTGTGTATGTAATGGGAGGTTTGTTCTTATTTGATGTGGTCTTTATGCTTTTATTAGGTAAAGTATTAAAACGGGAGCCTTATGTAGAAAATAAAGAAAATCTCAGTAATGTGGATTTAACGAACTGGAAATATTTAAAAGTCACGTCGGTATCTTTAATATTAGGTTTATTCGCCCTTTACGCTTTTTTTTCTCCAATCGGTTTGGCTTCTCCAGATGGTTATCCGCTGGGGGTGATTAGTGTGTATTTAGTGTTGCAACTACTGGTCTTATTACTTGTTCGTTCGGATAAAGCAGGTGCGTAA